DNA from Thermoflexus hugenholtzii JAD2:
TACTGACAAGGGTTGCCTTACTAAGTGGACGGACTTTTGGAATGCATGTGCTGATCGGATGGATTTTCTTCTTGATTGGAGCAGTGACAATCATTGCGCGAATTGGAATATGGATCTGGGACATTCCTACCACTATACTTTCTCTTTCGATCCCTTTAGCAGTCCTAGTTGGCGTGAGCGGAGATATTGTTGGAAAAGTCCTTCAGGGAAGAGTAAGGTTAATGGGCCGAGCCATCCTGATTACGATCTTGGGGCAGGGAATCTTGTTAGGAGTATTACATCTTCCACGGTTGATCTATACTGGACTGTTCTATTTGCGGCCTGGCGATCTAATTGTTATGCAATGGATTCGTGAAAACGTCCCAGAGAATGCGCTTTTCTTGATTGATATGGTAGAATTTGATTGGTCTCCAGGATGGATGGTTGGAATTGATGCGGGATATTGGATCCCATTATTAACTCATCGGGCTACTGTATTGCCGCCAATGATATATTCGCTTGAATGGGCGAGTCCATCGCTTTCACAAAATCTAAGTCTTGTTTATGATATTGCAAAAAACTTAAGAGATGATCGCAAAAATTTATGCAAGAATTTTAAGAGGTCGAAAATAACACATATCTTCTCGTTTAATAACAGGTTTGATTATACTGGTATCGAGTGTGTTGTGGTTTTATATCATCAAGACAGAGTTCGTATTTTTGAGATTGTCAAATAATTTAAAATTCTGTATCGAGCTTGTCTCAAAATTCCAGCGCTCTGTTGGAATATATGTTTCCTTAGAGGGTTTGTTGAGAAAGGAAGATAGATAATGTTTTGGAAGTTCATCAATGGACAGTAGGCGTTCATCGAGCTGCGCTACTGCCCAAGGCCAAGGCTGGAAGACCCTGGATCGATGGGCATAGAAGGCGGGAAGGGACCAAAGGGGACGCTCTGGTGAACCGGGAAGGGCTTCCGTTTAGTGTAACCGTGGGTCCGAGGAATGCGCATGATAGTCGCCAGTTTGGGGAGGTGCTGAAAGGATTTTGACTCAAGAAGAAGTAGATGCAGACGCGGTCGGGGGAGTCTATAGGGATGGGGTGTATGATACACGGGCGATTCGGGGGGATTGCGGCAGCGGGGGATTCGGGTCGGCCTTCCGAGGAATCCGCAGAGGAGGAAGGAGACCCGACAGGGAGTGTTGCTTTCCTTCGATCCGAAAGTCGGGAGGTTCGAGGCAGTGTGGAACGGTTCTTTGGCTGGCTGAAAGGGGGGCCGAAGGTTAACGGTTTGGCATGAAAGACTGCTTGCTACCTTCGGGGACTTCGCCTTCCTCGCCTGCTCCCTTATCGCCTGCAGAGTTTTTGAGATAAGTTCATAAATAAACACATCAACTTTTGGGCTGGTAAGCTTTTATCTGATACTAGCATGTGTCTTTTCGATGTAAAAGCCTTGTGTTAGGAGATGTGAGAAGTAGAGCCTCCCCAGGCTCGCTTGATGACTTCCAGAGGGAGTAGGCATCGATTAATACAAAAGAGTTATTGACAATGACCGATTGTGTTTCTATCATGACATAGAAGCTAGAGGCTTTTGATTTCTCTGAATAACGCTGCTTGGTGGCAACTATTTTGCAACAGATCACATTTCTGGGGAAGCAACAATGTCTAAGGATGTTAAGGCAGGTCATTATTTTAATAAACATGAGTCTACAAATCCTTTTATCAGGATGGTTGTAAACAAATACCGAAAAACTTTGCAGCGGTTGATTGTTGGTCTGCCTATTAGCTCTGCATTGGAGGTAGGTAGCGGAGAAGGATATATTTTATATTATATTCGAGAGGTAAGACCAGATATTCTGCTAATAGGATCCGATATAAGCGAAGAAATGGTGCGCTTGGCCCAGAATCGGCATTGCGGAATTATCTGGTGCGTTGCTGAAGCAGAAAATCTTCCGTTTTTAGACGACTCGTTCGATTTGGTAATAGCTTGTGAGGTTTTAGAACATGTTTTAGACCCAAATATTGTGCTTAAACAGTTAAGGCGGGTTAGCAAGAAATTCTGCATTATTAGTGTGCCGGAAGAGCCTTTGTGGAGGATACTCAACATGTTGCGTGGAAAATATTTACGTGATTTTGGAAATACGCCAGGACATATTCACCACTGGTCAGCAGATGGTATATCACGTCTAGTAAAAGACTATTTCGATAGTATAGAAGTCGTAAAGAGCGTTCCATGGGTCTTTTTGCGTGCTATTAAAAATTAATTTAATCGACACGAACAAAATCTTTTAAGGAGGTATGAGAAAATGAAAAATATTCAGAGGGTCGCTCGTGCGATTTTGGTCATTTTATTCGCTTCGGTAGGTGCTGCGCCTACTTCAGCATTACCAAGTGGCACTTGGAATACTGGCATAAAAGTTCAGAATCTGAGTTTTACTTCGTCTGCTAACATTATTGTTACACTATTTAATCAAGACGGTAGTATAGCTTACACGTTAGATAAGACTGCCAACAACAACCTGCTACAGGCACCTCCAGGCGGCTCTGTGGAAATTTATCTTCCGAATTATCCTAATGTGAGTTCTGGCAAATATTCTGCTGTGGTTAGCTCAGATCAACCTATTGGCGTGATTGCTACGCATACTAATTATGATTATGGGCTTGCTGATTCTTACAATGGTATGGAAGGGGCAACGCAGGTTTATGTTCCTTATGTTTATCATAATCACAATTATTGGTCGACCGAAATTTTTGTTCAAAACACAAGCGATTCTGTAGTCGCACATGTTTATGCAACATTTTCCGACGGATCTAAAACTCTCCAATTTCCTCTTGTGCTTCCTCCGCATGGCATGGGTTCATTTGATACTAGTCGGCCTGAGTACGATGTTTTGGGTTGGTTTATTGGTTCAGCTATAATCACCTCGACCGAAAATGTTCCTTTATCGGTTTTAGTTAATGAAAGCCGTATTGTTGGGGCTGGAAATGCGAACGGAAATGTATTGGTGAGCTTTCGTGGACTGACTCAATCTGATGCAGGTAAACGTGTTGTGCTCCCTTCTCTTTATAAAGAGTTCTCTGGCGTGAGCGGCACATGGCGTTCAGGGATTAAAATCCAAAACACAACAACTTCATCTGTGACAGTTACGGTGACTTTTCTTGCTGATCCAGACAGCCCAACTGGTCCTTGGATGGGCAAGCGAAGCAATCTAAATATACCGGCTTTGGGATCTGTTGAGTTATATCTACGAAATGCTGGGATTTTAGATGGTGGAGCATCTATTCCTAATATGTTTAAAGGATACGGTATAATTGATGTAATTGAGCCGACTGACGGAAAAGTGGTAGCTACTGTTATTCATACTAACTACGAAGCTTCGGGGGGCAAAGGAGTTGCAGTAGG
Protein-coding regions in this window:
- a CDS encoding class I SAM-dependent methyltransferase, with the protein product MSKDVKAGHYFNKHESTNPFIRMVVNKYRKTLQRLIVGLPISSALEVGSGEGYILYYIREVRPDILLIGSDISEEMVRLAQNRHCGIIWCVAEAENLPFLDDSFDLVIACEVLEHVLDPNIVLKQLRRVSKKFCIISVPEEPLWRILNMLRGKYLRDFGNTPGHIHHWSADGISRLVKDYFDSIEVVKSVPWVFLRAIKN